One Jeotgalibaca porci genomic region harbors:
- the mraY gene encoding phospho-N-acetylmuramoyl-pentapeptide-transferase, with the protein MQGTEMLLPLAFSFALTVSIMPIFIGYFKMRRYGQTTREEGPLWHEVKSGTPTMGGLVFVVSAALITIGIAAWKEVLNYTTLTLLFTLLFFALIGFLDDFIIIFKKQNEGLKSKQKFIAQLVGSAIFVLLFSISGAEPLITLPIFGAVDNWIVFALFAIIWITGFSNAVNLTDGLDGLVAGTASIAYGAYAYIAYIQGQTEVLLFCLTIIGGLIGFFIYNKKPAKIFMGDVGSLALGASLAVVALMLRLEWSLLIIGLVFVIETASVILQVSSFKLRGKRIFKMSPIHHHFEMSGWSEWRVVITFWLIGLVAAIIGLMLFV; encoded by the coding sequence ATGCAAGGAACCGAAATGTTGCTGCCGTTAGCATTTAGTTTTGCTTTAACAGTCAGCATCATGCCTATCTTTATTGGCTACTTTAAAATGCGCCGGTATGGACAAACAACGCGAGAGGAAGGACCGCTTTGGCATGAAGTAAAAAGTGGAACGCCAACAATGGGCGGACTAGTGTTTGTCGTTTCAGCAGCGTTAATCACGATTGGAATCGCAGCCTGGAAAGAAGTCTTAAACTACACAACACTCACATTACTTTTTACGCTCCTATTTTTTGCTTTGATTGGATTCTTAGATGATTTTATTATCATTTTCAAAAAACAAAACGAAGGATTGAAATCTAAACAGAAATTTATTGCCCAACTTGTTGGATCAGCAATCTTTGTTCTTTTATTTTCAATTAGTGGGGCAGAACCATTAATTACGTTACCAATCTTCGGTGCAGTCGATAATTGGATTGTATTTGCACTGTTTGCGATAATCTGGATTACGGGCTTTTCAAACGCTGTGAATCTAACAGATGGTTTGGATGGACTTGTAGCGGGGACTGCATCGATTGCGTATGGTGCGTATGCCTATATCGCCTATATCCAAGGTCAAACGGAAGTATTGTTGTTCTGTCTAACTATAATCGGCGGATTAATTGGTTTCTTTATTTATAATAAAAAACCAGCCAAAATTTTTATGGGGGATGTGGGATCGTTAGCTCTTGGAGCCAGTCTGGCAGTAGTCGCTTTAATGCTGCGTCTGGAGTGGAGCTTGTTAATTATTGGGTTGGTGTTCGTGATTGAAACGGCCAGCGTGATTCTTCAAGTTTCTTCGTTCAAATTGCGTGGCAAACGTATTTTCAAGATGAGCCCTATTCATCATCACTTCGAAATGAGTGGATGGAGTGAATGGCGTGTCGTTATCACATTCTGGTTGATCGGGTTAGTTGCAGCAATTATTGGCCTGATGTTATTTGTTTAA
- the ftsZ gene encoding cell division protein FtsZ, with the protein MELEFDSIMSSGAKVKVIGVGGAGGNAVNRMIEEDVKGVEFIVANTDTQALNASRAEVKIQLGPKLTKGLGAGSIPDMGRKAAEESEAQLAEALSGADMIFVTCGMGGGTGTGAAPIVAKIAKEQGALTVGVVTRPFSFEGPKRGRHAAEGIAEMKQNVDTLVIISNNRLLEIVDKKTPMLEAFREADNVLRQGVQGISDLITAPGYVNLDFADVNTVMKDQGSALMGIGVASGENRTAEATKKAISSPLLEVSIDGAEQILLNITGGSDLTLFEAQDASDIVAQASTSEVNIIFGTSINEDLGDEVIVTVIATGIDNDRKKEEKKAANRGGSPFRGRKEVAPQQAPQIEREERQAAPEKEVEPEKDLFGDWDIRRESSVRDTNVQPTNENYPRYQQTTEEESGDDELETPPFFRKRRR; encoded by the coding sequence ATGGAATTGGAATTCGACTCAATCATGAGTAGTGGAGCAAAAGTTAAAGTAATTGGTGTCGGTGGTGCCGGTGGGAACGCCGTTAACCGTATGATCGAAGAAGACGTTAAAGGCGTAGAATTTATCGTAGCAAATACAGATACACAAGCATTAAACGCTTCAAGAGCAGAAGTAAAAATTCAATTAGGACCTAAGCTAACAAAAGGACTAGGTGCTGGTTCAATTCCTGATATGGGACGCAAAGCTGCAGAAGAAAGTGAAGCACAATTAGCTGAAGCATTATCCGGAGCAGACATGATTTTCGTTACATGCGGAATGGGTGGCGGTACTGGTACTGGTGCAGCACCAATCGTTGCAAAAATTGCTAAAGAACAAGGTGCGTTAACAGTCGGCGTTGTAACACGTCCATTTAGCTTTGAAGGACCTAAGAGAGGTCGTCACGCTGCAGAAGGTATTGCAGAAATGAAACAAAATGTAGACACATTGGTTATTATTTCTAACAACCGTCTACTTGAAATTGTTGACAAGAAAACACCGATGTTGGAAGCGTTCCGTGAAGCTGACAACGTATTGCGTCAAGGTGTACAAGGTATTTCTGATCTCATTACAGCTCCAGGATATGTAAACTTAGACTTCGCAGACGTAAATACTGTTATGAAGGACCAAGGTTCAGCATTGATGGGTATCGGGGTTGCTTCTGGTGAGAACCGTACAGCTGAAGCGACTAAGAAAGCTATTTCTTCTCCATTGTTGGAAGTTTCTATCGATGGCGCAGAACAAATCCTATTGAACATCACAGGTGGTTCAGACTTAACATTGTTCGAAGCACAAGATGCATCTGATATTGTTGCACAAGCTTCTACAAGTGAAGTGAACATTATCTTCGGTACATCTATTAACGAAGATTTAGGCGACGAAGTAATCGTTACTGTTATTGCAACAGGTATCGATAACGACCGTAAAAAAGAAGAAAAAAAAGCTGCTAACCGTGGCGGAAGCCCCTTTCGTGGACGCAAAGAAGTAGCGCCACAACAAGCGCCTCAAATCGAAAGAGAAGAGCGCCAAGCAGCACCTGAAAAAGAAGTAGAACCAGAGAAAGATTTGTTTGGTGATTGGGACATTCGTCGTGAATCCAGCGTTCGTGACACGAATGTACAACCAACAAATGAGAACTATCCACGTTACCAACAAACGACTGAAGAAGAGTCCGGTGATGATGAATTAGAAACGCCACCATTCTTCCGTAAAAGACGTAGATAA
- a CDS encoding DivIVA domain-containing protein, which yields MAITPLDIQHKEFDAKMRGYDKEQVDDFLDQVKHEFELLLKDQKDAEKNLKFAEEKLQHFETLQDALNKSIVVAQDAADRLKENARKEAEIILFEAEKSADKLLKEAAEKADDINRETANVRRESRNFRQKLQLMVETQMNLINNEEWDILLNTTPEKDIHTPTLDEVLMNRTHKVDDLAKASNFDTEVTEDEDEGQVEAIDISTETK from the coding sequence ATGGCAATAACACCGTTAGATATCCAACACAAAGAATTTGATGCAAAAATGAGAGGCTATGACAAAGAACAAGTCGATGACTTTCTGGATCAGGTAAAACATGAATTTGAGTTGTTACTGAAAGATCAAAAAGATGCAGAAAAAAATCTTAAGTTCGCCGAAGAGAAATTACAACATTTTGAGACACTTCAAGATGCTCTTAATAAATCTATTGTCGTTGCACAGGATGCAGCCGATCGTTTGAAAGAAAATGCACGTAAAGAAGCTGAAATAATTTTATTTGAAGCTGAAAAAAGTGCAGATAAATTATTGAAAGAAGCCGCTGAAAAAGCAGATGACATTAATCGCGAAACAGCAAATGTTCGTCGTGAAAGTCGTAACTTCAGACAAAAACTACAATTGATGGTTGAAACGCAAATGAATTTAATCAATAATGAAGAATGGGATATCTTGTTGAACACAACACCTGAAAAAGATATTCATACACCGACATTGGATGAAGTATTGATGAATCGCACTCATAAAGTTGATGATTTGGCGAAAGCATCCAATTTTGATACAGAAGTTACCGAAGACGAAGATGAAGGACAAGTAGAAGCTATTGATATTTCTACAGAAACAAAGTAG
- a CDS encoding cell division protein FtsQ/DivIB, producing MRWFGSWKEKMNKQAQPSKKNYSVLYLVFTVGLMITGFLISPYGKVGELFVEGDSTIPDQLVLDASKITSKQTVIGTLASEKAIEAQIMASLPQVKAVTVKRTGLNDIIIKVADYQTLAYLSENNRYQSILENGMILNESLKFPMGNKPLLTKFEQGPLLNEFISGFKDMSKDIHDTISEIQYMGTKTNPYKISIYMNDGNQVIANITDFSNKLAYYPDIIQKLKGKKGIIDMEVGVFFTPFNSVTEKEIDIETQTEE from the coding sequence ATGAGATGGTTTGGCTCCTGGAAAGAAAAAATGAATAAGCAAGCACAGCCAAGTAAAAAGAATTATTCTGTTTTGTACTTGGTATTCACAGTCGGTTTGATGATAACGGGATTTCTCATTTCGCCATATGGCAAAGTTGGAGAACTATTTGTAGAAGGAGATTCAACCATTCCGGATCAACTCGTTTTAGATGCTTCGAAGATTACATCAAAACAGACCGTTATTGGTACGTTAGCGAGTGAAAAAGCAATTGAAGCACAAATAATGGCCTCTTTGCCACAAGTTAAGGCTGTTACTGTCAAGCGTACCGGTTTAAATGATATCATTATTAAGGTAGCAGACTACCAAACACTCGCTTATTTGAGTGAAAACAACCGTTATCAGAGTATTCTGGAGAACGGAATGATTCTGAATGAATCATTAAAATTTCCAATGGGGAATAAACCATTGCTGACTAAGTTTGAACAAGGTCCGCTTTTGAATGAGTTTATCAGCGGTTTCAAAGATATGAGTAAAGATATTCATGATACGATTTCAGAGATTCAGTATATGGGTACAAAAACAAACCCTTATAAAATCTCGATTTATATGAATGATGGGAATCAAGTGATTGCCAATATCACTGACTTTTCTAACAAGTTAGCTTATTACCCTGATATCATACAAAAGTTGAAGGGAAAAAAAGGGATAATCGACATGGAGGTCGGCGTGTTTTTCACTCCGTTTAACAGTGTGACTGAGAAAGAAATTGATATAGAAACACAAACGGAAGAATAA
- the murD gene encoding UDP-N-acetylmuramoyl-L-alanine--D-glutamate ligase, which translates to MVKHTRYENKKVLVLGLALSGFHAAKLLHELGAMVTVNDSKELADNPDAQELIASGIRVISGYHPVDLLDESFAYIIKNPGIPYSNEMVQRALALNIPIFTEVELAYEIMAASLIAITGSNGKTTTTTMVHEILKRNRKKGVAHKAGNIGIPASTIAKEAPAEDDIIMELSSFQLMGIDTYHPEIAVITNIGSSHLDYHGTREAYVEAKWRITMNQTAEDYLVLNWDQEELRELSKTAAAQIVPFSRIEVVEQGAYVLEEWLYFKGEKIMPVDAIGVPGSHNVENALAAIAVAKLKGADNESITEALRAFGGVKHRIQYVTEVAGRVFYNDSKSTNITAAQTALNSFPDKSIVYLAGGLDRGNSFDELIPAMKNVHTIIVFGETKERLSDAAEKAGIPTIIETETITTAVPLALDNSQEGDVILLSPACASWDQYKNFEIRGDAFIDAVHALKHEQEEG; encoded by the coding sequence ATGGTAAAACATACACGTTACGAAAATAAAAAAGTACTCGTTCTCGGCTTGGCTCTCAGCGGGTTTCATGCGGCAAAATTGTTGCATGAACTCGGAGCAATGGTAACTGTGAATGATTCTAAAGAATTAGCGGATAATCCGGATGCACAGGAATTAATTGCATCCGGTATTCGTGTTATATCAGGGTATCACCCGGTAGATTTATTGGATGAGTCGTTTGCTTATATTATTAAGAACCCGGGAATTCCTTATTCAAATGAAATGGTTCAACGTGCATTAGCACTGAATATCCCTATTTTTACTGAAGTGGAACTGGCTTATGAAATAATGGCAGCATCACTTATCGCGATTACCGGCTCAAATGGAAAAACGACGACAACGACGATGGTTCATGAAATCTTAAAACGAAACCGAAAAAAAGGCGTTGCGCACAAAGCCGGAAATATCGGTATTCCAGCATCAACGATAGCCAAAGAAGCACCGGCTGAGGATGATATCATCATGGAACTTTCTAGCTTCCAACTGATGGGTATTGATACGTACCATCCTGAGATTGCAGTTATTACGAATATTGGTTCTTCACATTTGGATTACCATGGGACAAGAGAAGCGTATGTCGAAGCAAAATGGCGTATTACAATGAACCAAACAGCCGAAGATTACCTTGTCTTAAACTGGGATCAAGAAGAATTGCGCGAACTATCAAAAACAGCTGCTGCGCAGATTGTTCCCTTCTCACGAATTGAGGTAGTCGAACAAGGTGCGTATGTCTTAGAAGAATGGCTGTACTTCAAAGGTGAGAAGATTATGCCAGTGGATGCAATAGGTGTTCCGGGCAGTCACAACGTTGAAAATGCTCTGGCAGCTATTGCAGTGGCAAAGTTAAAAGGGGCAGACAACGAATCAATTACCGAAGCATTGCGTGCATTTGGCGGCGTCAAACATCGGATTCAGTATGTAACAGAAGTTGCGGGTCGTGTCTTCTATAACGATTCAAAATCAACCAATATTACAGCTGCTCAAACAGCCCTTAATAGTTTCCCGGATAAATCTATTGTTTATTTGGCAGGTGGATTGGATCGTGGGAATTCATTTGATGAATTAATCCCTGCGATGAAAAACGTTCACACTATTATCGTTTTTGGTGAAACGAAAGAGCGCTTGAGCGATGCTGCCGAGAAAGCTGGCATTCCTACAATAATCGAAACAGAAACAATCACTACAGCAGTTCCGTTGGCACTGGATAACAGCCAAGAGGGCGACGTTATTCTGTTGTCACCAGCGTGTGCAAGCTGGGATCAATACAAAAACTTTGAAATTCGCGGGGACGCATTTATTGATGCCGTCCATGCATTGAAACATGAACAAGAGGAGGGATGA
- a CDS encoding YggS family pyridoxal phosphate-dependent enzyme, which translates to MTILSNCREIAATIEMELNAVNRNRDAVTCVAVTKLRSLEETEVLYEQGLNHFGENRVEGLIEKQAHFKQTDIKWHFIGSLQTRKVKDVINRIDYFHALDRESLAKEINKRAEKQMACFVQVNVAGEASKHGLSPEELQDFITLLEAYPQIQVVGLMTMAPIDADDETLHRIFYQLKKLQEAVAERNLPYAPCTETSMGMSRDYPIAIQEGATFVRIGSSFFEETE; encoded by the coding sequence ATGACTATTCTTTCAAATTGTCGTGAGATAGCTGCGACTATTGAAATGGAACTGAACGCCGTAAACCGTAACCGTGACGCAGTAACTTGCGTTGCGGTTACAAAATTACGGTCGCTGGAAGAAACAGAAGTTCTTTACGAACAAGGTTTGAATCATTTTGGCGAGAACCGAGTTGAAGGCTTAATTGAAAAGCAAGCGCATTTCAAGCAAACAGACATTAAATGGCACTTTATCGGTTCCTTACAGACCCGAAAAGTGAAAGATGTGATTAACCGAATTGATTATTTCCACGCGTTGGATCGTGAATCCTTAGCAAAAGAAATAAACAAACGCGCCGAAAAACAAATGGCCTGTTTCGTACAGGTAAATGTCGCAGGCGAAGCATCGAAACATGGTCTGTCACCTGAAGAACTGCAAGATTTTATTACGCTGTTAGAAGCTTATCCACAGATTCAAGTGGTTGGTTTAATGACAATGGCACCCATTGATGCAGACGACGAAACGTTGCATCGCATTTTTTATCAATTGAAAAAATTACAAGAAGCAGTAGCGGAGAGAAATCTACCCTATGCTCCGTGTACTGAAACGAGCATGGGTATGAGCCGTGACTATCCGATTGCTATCCAAGAAGGGGCAACGTTTGTCCGTATTGGCTCATCTTTTTTTGAAGAGACTGAATAA
- a CDS encoding cell division protein SepF gives MSIKDSFRNFFGLDDEIEPVDDYSPSNEYESEATHRPMIQPRGKVIPMGKRQANQKSSIHIIEPRVYSESERIVDYLLNNESVLLNFQRMEHDQAVKVIDFVAGSVYAISGDIKQVGEGIFLCTPHDVEIAKMETEEPRDNYYY, from the coding sequence ATGAGTATCAAAGATAGTTTTCGAAACTTTTTTGGATTAGATGACGAAATAGAGCCGGTTGACGACTATTCTCCTTCTAATGAATATGAATCCGAAGCCACTCACAGACCAATGATCCAACCGAGAGGTAAAGTTATCCCAATGGGGAAACGCCAAGCCAATCAGAAATCAAGTATTCACATTATAGAACCGCGTGTTTACTCAGAATCTGAGCGGATAGTGGATTATTTACTTAATAATGAGTCTGTTCTTCTGAATTTCCAGCGAATGGAACATGATCAAGCGGTCAAAGTCATTGACTTTGTCGCAGGCTCAGTCTATGCCATCAGTGGTGACATTAAGCAAGTAGGCGAAGGTATTTTCCTTTGTACGCCACACGATGTCGAAATCGCTAAAATGGAAACAGAAGAACCACGCGATAATTATTACTACTAA
- the murG gene encoding undecaprenyldiphospho-muramoylpentapeptide beta-N-acetylglucosaminyltransferase, with protein sequence MKILLSGGGTGGHIYPALALMRRIKTVHPDAEFLYVGTERGLESTIVPKAGVPFRSVDIQGLKRSLSLDNLKTVYLMLTSVQKSKKIVKEFNPDVVIGTGGYVCAPVLYAASRLNIPTVIHEQNSVAGVTNKFLARFVDRIAICFEDVRQDFGKYGNKVVYTGNPRAQEVVDITETANLTDYGLSNDLPTALVFGGSRGAEKINQSLVEAAARFAGENMQAILITGERHFEKVEKQISSLLPGISNVKVLPYTDNMPALFRKVELVVCRSGATTLTELTALGIPSVLIPSPYVTANHQLRNAESLANNGAAMIIEEADLNGTRLYDTIELLLTNKEKREKMSVRAIELGVPDASDRLFAVMQEIM encoded by the coding sequence GTGAAAATATTACTATCTGGCGGCGGTACCGGTGGCCATATTTATCCGGCCCTGGCATTAATGCGCCGTATTAAAACCGTTCATCCGGATGCGGAATTTCTGTACGTAGGAACGGAACGTGGGTTGGAAAGCACGATTGTTCCCAAAGCAGGGGTTCCTTTTCGTTCAGTCGATATTCAAGGACTGAAACGTTCATTATCGCTTGATAATTTAAAAACAGTCTACTTGATGTTAACGAGCGTCCAAAAATCAAAAAAAATTGTAAAAGAATTTAATCCTGATGTTGTCATCGGGACAGGTGGCTATGTCTGTGCACCGGTTTTATATGCAGCTTCACGCTTAAATATTCCTACCGTTATTCATGAGCAAAATTCTGTCGCAGGCGTAACCAATAAATTTCTGGCTCGCTTTGTAGACCGTATTGCAATTTGTTTCGAAGATGTACGTCAAGACTTCGGAAAATATGGAAATAAAGTGGTCTACACGGGTAACCCGCGTGCACAGGAAGTAGTCGATATTACGGAGACAGCGAACTTGACCGATTATGGTCTATCAAATGATTTACCGACTGCCCTTGTTTTTGGTGGTAGTCGTGGTGCTGAGAAAATTAATCAATCGCTGGTAGAAGCAGCCGCTCGTTTTGCTGGTGAAAATATGCAGGCTATTTTGATTACTGGTGAGAGACATTTCGAAAAAGTTGAAAAACAAATTTCGAGTTTGCTACCCGGTATTTCAAATGTAAAGGTTCTGCCTTATACCGATAACATGCCGGCACTTTTCCGTAAAGTTGAACTTGTTGTCTGTCGCAGTGGTGCGACAACATTGACAGAATTAACAGCGCTGGGGATTCCAAGTGTTTTAATTCCAAGTCCCTATGTGACAGCGAATCATCAACTGCGAAACGCAGAAAGTTTGGCTAATAATGGTGCAGCTATGATTATTGAAGAAGCGGATTTGAATGGCACACGTTTATATGACACCATTGAACTATTGCTGACGAATAAAGAAAAACGCGAAAAGATGTCTGTACGTGCGATTGAATTGGGCGTTCCGGACGCGAGTGACCGCCTCTTTGCAGTCATGCAAGAAATCATGTAA
- the ftsA gene encoding cell division protein FtsA, translating to MKKQGSFVSLDIGTTSIKVVVAEYYNNQLNVIGVGNEVSKGLNRGVIVDIDETVASIKKAVEQAEKKSGTKIQQVVVGIPGNQISIEPCHGMYAVASENKEITDRDVQNVFEAARVRSLPPEREIISVIPEEFIVDGFDGIRDPRGMIGVRLELYASMITGPKTIIHNIKRCVERAGLVIQDMVVQPLAVSSIAMNRGERDFGTILIDMGGGQTTASVMHDNQLKFVYVDPEGGSLVTKDISIILNTTMENAEYIKREYGYAIPEDASDDEFFPVPVIGKEEPVKVDEKYLSEIIEARVVQIFNTIKKALDQVEARELPGGIVLTGGGSAIPGVLELAEEIFEVNVKHYVPEEMGMRNPIFATSLGLIKYMGEQDEINLVAKKKAGKPVHEAAKVVPMQHKQQKPVQMQQEQTHMQQPEEMAENQKPSFIEQAKQFIQSIFE from the coding sequence ATGAAGAAACAAGGTTCATTTGTCAGCCTAGATATTGGAACCACTTCAATAAAAGTCGTTGTAGCGGAATATTATAACAATCAATTGAACGTTATTGGAGTAGGGAATGAAGTATCAAAAGGGCTCAATCGTGGTGTGATTGTCGATATTGACGAAACAGTCGCATCTATCAAAAAAGCAGTTGAACAAGCAGAAAAAAAATCTGGAACTAAAATTCAACAAGTAGTAGTAGGAATTCCTGGAAATCAAATCAGCATCGAGCCGTGCCATGGCATGTATGCCGTAGCGAGTGAAAACAAGGAAATTACAGACCGTGATGTTCAAAATGTTTTTGAAGCAGCACGTGTTCGGTCTTTACCGCCTGAACGTGAAATTATTTCTGTTATTCCAGAAGAATTCATCGTCGATGGCTTTGACGGTATCCGTGATCCACGTGGTATGATTGGTGTCCGTTTAGAATTATACGCAAGTATGATTACGGGACCAAAAACAATTATCCACAACATCAAGCGTTGTGTGGAACGTGCGGGCTTGGTTATCCAAGACATGGTTGTCCAACCCTTAGCTGTTTCAAGCATTGCGATGAACCGTGGTGAGCGTGATTTTGGAACGATTTTAATTGACATGGGTGGCGGTCAAACGACGGCATCTGTGATGCATGATAACCAATTGAAATTCGTGTATGTCGATCCAGAAGGCGGCAGCCTGGTCACAAAAGATATCTCCATTATCTTAAATACAACGATGGAAAATGCTGAGTACATTAAACGTGAATACGGCTATGCAATTCCTGAAGATGCTTCCGATGATGAATTTTTCCCAGTACCTGTTATTGGCAAAGAAGAGCCGGTTAAGGTTGATGAAAAATATTTATCTGAGATAATTGAAGCACGTGTTGTACAAATCTTTAACACAATCAAAAAAGCATTAGATCAAGTTGAAGCGCGTGAACTACCAGGCGGCATTGTCCTAACGGGTGGTGGATCCGCAATACCTGGCGTTTTGGAACTCGCAGAAGAAATCTTCGAAGTGAACGTGAAGCATTATGTTCCTGAAGAGATGGGGATGCGTAATCCGATTTTTGCAACAAGCTTGGGACTAATCAAATATATGGGCGAGCAAGATGAAATTAATCTGGTTGCGAAAAAGAAAGCAGGGAAACCTGTTCACGAAGCAGCGAAAGTTGTCCCAATGCAACATAAACAACAAAAGCCTGTTCAAATGCAACAAGAGCAGACACACATGCAACAACCAGAAGAAATGGCTGAGAATCAAAAGCCATCATTTATCGAACAAGCTAAACAATTCATACAATCTATCTTTGAATAA
- a CDS encoding YggT family protein, with amino-acid sequence MARILIWLLDVVPTVINAYSTLLVIYALLTWLPNAQTSRFGQFVARLVEPYLNVFRRIIPSVGMVSFSVLFAILFLRLVEYGAQAILIFLLRLVL; translated from the coding sequence ATGGCACGAATATTAATATGGTTGTTGGATGTGGTTCCAACTGTTATTAACGCTTATTCGACTTTACTCGTTATCTATGCGTTGCTAACATGGTTGCCAAATGCACAAACCTCCAGATTCGGGCAATTCGTTGCGCGACTGGTCGAACCTTATTTAAACGTTTTTCGTCGTATTATCCCTTCAGTAGGAATGGTTAGTTTTAGTGTTTTATTTGCAATATTATTTCTACGTTTAGTGGAGTACGGCGCACAGGCAATTCTTATATTTCTTCTTCGCTTAGTCCTATAG
- a CDS encoding YlmH family RNA-binding protein, which translates to MEQVYQHFRKEEQPFIDMVESWVVQVQQQYAPYLTDFLDPRQQYIIEMVIGKRGEVRTQFYGGYEAAERKRALIYPDYFQPKLEDFELLLIEVNYPEKFTTLSHGQILGTLVGSGLRREMFGDIMSDGVRWQFYVSESVRDYVLSQVTKVGKTTVRLEQKEYTDLLVPTDDWAVEHDTVSSLRIDTLISSVYNISRQRAKELVSGGKVKLNWATYDRPDFELGLRDILSIRGYGRIQLREIEGKSKKDKWRIEIGVLRK; encoded by the coding sequence ATGGAGCAAGTGTACCAACATTTTCGTAAAGAAGAACAACCGTTTATTGATATGGTCGAATCTTGGGTCGTACAGGTGCAGCAACAATATGCACCGTACCTCACCGACTTTCTTGATCCGCGGCAACAATACATCATTGAGATGGTAATCGGTAAAAGAGGCGAAGTTCGCACACAGTTTTATGGTGGTTATGAAGCTGCCGAGAGAAAGCGTGCCTTGATTTATCCGGATTATTTCCAACCCAAGTTGGAAGACTTCGAACTGCTTTTGATCGAAGTGAATTATCCCGAAAAGTTTACAACCTTGTCTCATGGACAAATACTAGGTACCTTAGTGGGATCTGGTCTGCGCCGTGAGATGTTTGGTGATATTATGTCGGATGGAGTGCGTTGGCAGTTTTATGTATCTGAGTCAGTGCGGGACTATGTATTGTCTCAAGTGACAAAGGTAGGTAAGACAACCGTTCGCTTAGAACAAAAAGAATATACAGATTTACTGGTTCCAACTGATGATTGGGCCGTTGAACATGATACAGTCAGCTCGCTTCGCATAGATACCTTAATTTCTTCTGTCTACAATATTTCGCGTCAACGCGCAAAAGAACTTGTTTCAGGAGGAAAGGTCAAACTGAACTGGGCAACCTATGACCGTCCCGACTTTGAATTGGGTCTGCGGGACATTCTCTCAATAAGAGGGTATGGACGTATCCAACTTAGAGAAATTGAAGGAAAATCAAAAAAAGATAAATGGCGCATTGAAATAGGCGTCCTTCGTAAATGA